The Arthrobacter russicus genome has a segment encoding these proteins:
- the dop gene encoding depupylase/deamidase Dop produces the protein MTAIRVMGAETEYGIHVPGAPGLNATWLSSQVVHSYAMFAAQHAAGGAETRWDYTDENPLADARGWALPRDQAHPSQLTDDPAAAAPSGESWAGPGGRPDVLTAAGIALSDWDSADGALDTADRVDAPPMVMNMVLGNGARLYVDHAHPEYSSPEVTNPEDAVTWDFAGDEVARRILADLAERRANGEPELPEIQLYKNNTDSKAASYGSHENYLMPRQLPFGQIVSGLTPFFITRQLICGAGRVGLGQDAAVPGFQLSQRADFFEAEVGLETTIRRPIINTRDEPHSVADKYRRLHVIIGDANLSQVSHYLKFGSTALVLDLIERGLAPQLEVWEPVEALQAVSHDVSGQNKYRLIDGRRVTALDIQWMYFEAAQRAAEQRPDRHTAGVLQRWADVLTGLATGYREVSGKVEWAAKLALLEQYRERDGLAWDDPRLALIDLQWADVRLDKGLANRLQVRGRLDTVVSAARIESAVLRPPEDTRAYFRGECIRRFGASVVGASWDSVIFERPAQRRLQKVPTREPLRGTKALTGELFEAHADLEDFLQSLLGGI, from the coding sequence ATGACCGCGATCCGGGTGATGGGCGCGGAAACCGAGTACGGCATCCATGTGCCGGGCGCCCCTGGACTGAACGCCACCTGGCTCTCCAGCCAAGTGGTGCACAGCTACGCGATGTTCGCCGCGCAGCATGCGGCAGGGGGTGCGGAGACCCGTTGGGACTACACCGACGAGAATCCTTTGGCGGACGCCCGCGGCTGGGCCCTGCCTCGGGACCAGGCGCATCCTTCGCAGCTGACCGATGACCCGGCCGCCGCAGCGCCCTCGGGTGAATCGTGGGCCGGACCGGGCGGCCGCCCGGATGTGCTCACGGCTGCCGGAATCGCGCTGTCGGACTGGGATTCGGCGGACGGCGCTTTGGACACCGCGGACCGGGTGGACGCCCCGCCGATGGTGATGAACATGGTGCTCGGCAACGGGGCACGCCTGTATGTCGACCACGCGCATCCGGAGTATTCCTCGCCGGAAGTCACCAACCCGGAGGACGCGGTCACCTGGGATTTCGCCGGCGACGAGGTGGCCCGACGGATTCTGGCGGATCTGGCCGAGCGGCGGGCCAACGGCGAGCCGGAGCTGCCGGAGATCCAGCTGTACAAGAACAACACCGATTCCAAAGCCGCGTCCTACGGCAGCCACGAGAACTATCTGATGCCCAGGCAGCTGCCGTTCGGCCAGATCGTCTCCGGGCTCACGCCGTTTTTCATCACCCGGCAGCTGATCTGCGGAGCGGGCCGAGTAGGGCTTGGCCAAGACGCCGCGGTCCCGGGCTTCCAGCTGAGCCAACGGGCCGACTTCTTCGAGGCCGAGGTGGGCCTGGAAACCACGATCCGGCGCCCGATCATCAACACCCGGGACGAGCCGCATTCGGTGGCCGACAAGTATCGCCGGCTGCACGTGATCATCGGCGACGCCAACCTTTCCCAGGTCTCGCACTACCTCAAGTTCGGCAGCACTGCCCTGGTGCTCGACCTGATCGAGCGCGGGCTGGCTCCGCAACTCGAGGTCTGGGAACCGGTCGAAGCCCTGCAAGCCGTCAGCCATGATGTGTCCGGGCAGAACAAATACCGGTTGATCGACGGCCGGCGGGTCACCGCCTTGGACATCCAGTGGATGTATTTCGAAGCGGCGCAGCGGGCCGCCGAGCAACGGCCGGACCGGCACACCGCGGGCGTGCTGCAACGCTGGGCGGATGTGCTCACCGGATTGGCCACCGGATACCGCGAGGTCAGCGGCAAAGTCGAATGGGCGGCAAAGCTCGCGTTGCTGGAACAGTACCGGGAGCGCGATGGCCTGGCCTGGGACGATCCCAGGCTGGCGTTGATCGATCTGCAATGGGCCGACGTCCGGCTGGACAAGGGACTGGCGAACCGACTGCAGGTGCGCGGACGTTTGGACACCGTGGTCAGTGCTGCCCGGATCGAATCCGCCGTGCTCCGGCCGCCGGAAGACACCCGGGCCTATTTCCGCGGCGAATGCATCCGGCGCTTCGGGGCCAGCGTGGTCGGCGCATCCTGGGACTCGGTGATCTTCGAGCGCCCGGCCCAGCGCAGACTGCAGAAGGTCCCGACCCGCGAACCGTTGCGCGGCACCAAGGCGTTGACCGGCGAGCTCTTCGAAGCCCACGCGGATCTGGAGGATTTCCTGCAGAGTCTGCTCGGCGGGATCTGA
- the pafA gene encoding Pup--protein ligase has protein sequence MDRRIFGIETEFGITFSSRESRPLSPEEVARYLFRKVVSWGRSSNVFLANGSRLYLDVGSHPEYATAECDDIAQLIAHDRAGELILNDLVAEAESRLALEGFKGQVYLFKNNTDSAGNSYGSHENYLIGRRGEFSRLAEILIPFLVTRQLIAGAGKVHQSDGNASYSFSQRAEHIWEGVSSATTRSRPIINTRDEPHADAELYRRLHVIVGDSNMSETTTMLKVGTVDLILRMIEAGVIMRDLRMENPIRSIREISQDPTGRAPVKLANGRVLDALQIQREYYEKTSEFLAGHGAHNALVPRIMDLWNRTLSAIEDQDTSGIDTEIDWAIKKKLLDSYQAKHDLAADSPRLAQIDLAYHDISPSRGLFYLLQNRGAAARVLDGDAAQAAVEAPPNSTRAALRGRFVRAAQAAGRDYTVDWVHLKLNDRAHQTVLCKDPFRNQDERVDALIDSLLGQGDFSD, from the coding sequence ATGGACCGTAGGATTTTCGGCATCGAAACCGAGTTCGGAATCACTTTTTCGAGCCGAGAGTCGCGGCCGCTCTCACCCGAAGAAGTCGCCCGATACCTGTTCCGGAAAGTGGTCAGCTGGGGGCGGAGTTCCAACGTCTTCTTGGCGAACGGCTCCCGGCTGTACCTCGATGTGGGCTCGCATCCGGAGTATGCCACTGCGGAATGCGACGACATCGCCCAGCTGATCGCGCACGACCGGGCCGGTGAGCTGATCCTCAATGATCTGGTGGCCGAGGCGGAGAGCCGTTTGGCACTGGAAGGCTTCAAGGGCCAGGTCTACCTGTTCAAGAACAACACCGACTCGGCCGGCAATTCATACGGCAGCCACGAAAACTATCTGATCGGGCGGCGCGGCGAGTTCAGCCGACTGGCCGAAATCCTGATTCCCTTCCTGGTCACCCGGCAGCTGATCGCCGGTGCCGGCAAAGTGCACCAGTCCGACGGGAACGCGAGCTACTCGTTCTCGCAACGGGCCGAACACATCTGGGAAGGCGTCTCCTCGGCCACCACGCGTTCCCGACCGATCATCAACACCCGGGACGAACCGCACGCCGATGCGGAACTGTACCGGCGGCTGCACGTGATCGTCGGCGATTCGAACATGTCCGAGACCACCACGATGCTCAAGGTCGGCACCGTCGATTTGATTCTGCGGATGATCGAAGCCGGCGTGATCATGCGGGACCTGCGGATGGAGAACCCGATCCGATCGATCCGGGAGATTTCCCAGGACCCGACCGGCCGGGCGCCAGTGAAGCTGGCCAACGGCCGAGTGCTCGACGCGCTGCAGATCCAGCGCGAATACTACGAAAAGACCTCGGAATTCTTGGCCGGACATGGCGCGCACAACGCTTTGGTACCGCGGATCATGGACCTCTGGAACCGCACCCTGTCGGCGATCGAAGATCAGGACACCAGCGGCATCGACACCGAAATCGATTGGGCGATCAAGAAGAAGTTGCTGGATTCGTACCAGGCTAAGCACGATCTGGCCGCGGATTCGCCCCGGCTGGCGCAAATCGATTTGGCCTACCACGACATTTCGCCGAGCCGTGGTTTGTTTTACCTGCTGCAGAACCGCGGTGCCGCGGCCAGAGTGCTCGACGGCGATGCCGCCCAGGCTGCGGTCGAAGCGCCGCCGAACAGCACCAGGGCCGCCTTGCGCGGCCGGTTCGTCCGGGCCGCGCAGGCCGCGGGGCGCGACTACACGGTGGACTGGGTGCACCTCAAGCTCAACGACCGGGCACATCAGACGGTGCTGTGCAAAGACCCGTTCCGGAATCAGGACGAACGGGTCGATGCACTGATCGACTCCCTGCTCGGCCAAGGTGACTTTTCAGACTGA
- the prcB gene encoding proteasome subunit beta, which produces MDAPSNPRPAPGWRSPGERVVRDLAAAATSSFSEHLAQSRPDLLPFNQPLPPGALPVTPHATTIVAMTFAGGVLMAGDRRATMGTMIASRHIEKVFPADGYSVLGIAGTAGLAIDITKLFQVELEHYEKIEGTTLSLEGKANRLGAMVRGNLPMALQGLAVVPLFAGYDPASAQGRLFSYDVTGGRYEELEHHSVGSGSVFARGAMKKLWKPGLTEAEAIRVSIASLFDAADDDSATGGPDVVRKLWPIVYTVTRNGSRKVAEHELGEVVASVLAERTELGREA; this is translated from the coding sequence ATGGATGCCCCTTCGAATCCGCGCCCGGCACCGGGCTGGCGCAGTCCCGGGGAACGTGTGGTCCGGGACCTGGCCGCCGCGGCGACGTCGTCGTTCAGCGAGCATTTGGCGCAATCGCGTCCCGACCTGTTGCCCTTCAACCAGCCGCTGCCGCCGGGTGCGTTGCCGGTCACCCCGCACGCCACCACGATCGTGGCGATGACCTTCGCCGGCGGCGTGCTGATGGCCGGCGACCGGCGCGCCACGATGGGTACCATGATCGCCAGCCGGCACATTGAAAAGGTTTTCCCGGCGGACGGTTACTCGGTGTTGGGGATTGCCGGCACCGCAGGTTTGGCGATCGACATCACGAAGCTCTTCCAAGTGGAATTGGAGCACTACGAGAAGATCGAGGGCACGACCCTGTCCTTGGAAGGCAAGGCGAACCGGCTGGGCGCCATGGTCCGGGGCAATCTGCCGATGGCGCTGCAAGGGCTGGCAGTGGTGCCGCTGTTCGCCGGCTACGATCCGGCTTCCGCGCAGGGCCGCCTGTTCTCCTATGACGTCACTGGTGGACGGTACGAGGAACTGGAGCACCACAGCGTGGGTTCCGGCTCGGTCTTCGCACGCGGGGCGATGAAGAAGCTGTGGAAACCGGGGTTGACCGAGGCGGAGGCGATCCGGGTGTCGATTGCCTCCTTGTTCGACGCGGCCGACGACGACTCGGCCACCGGCGGCCCGGACGTGGTGCGGAAGCTCTGGCCGATCGTGTACACCGTGACCCGCAACGGCAGCCGGAAGGTGGCCGAGCACGAACTCGGCGAAGTAGTGGCATCGGTGCTCGCAGAACGCACCGAACTCGGCCGGGAAGCCTGA
- a CDS encoding ubiquitin-like protein Pup, which translates to MAGQEQQSSRPREEEQDGADTPIPAPAVPQASAHTEGLDDLLDEIDGVLESNAEEFVRGFVQKGGQ; encoded by the coding sequence ATGGCAGGTCAGGAGCAGCAAAGCAGTAGGCCGCGCGAGGAAGAACAGGACGGCGCGGACACGCCGATCCCGGCCCCCGCCGTCCCGCAGGCAAGCGCGCATACCGAAGGGCTCGATGACCTGCTCGACGAGATCGACGGGGTGCTCGAATCCAATGCCGAAGAATTCGTCCGTGGATTCGTGCAAAAGGGCGGACAGTAG
- a CDS encoding FKBP-type peptidyl-prolyl cis-trans isomerase: MSFGQRDYDRTKPEIDFPEHEVPTELVIEDLIPGDGAEVQRGNTVSAHYVGVAFSTGEEFDSSWGRGNPLDFTVGVGQVIQGWDQGLLGMKVGGRRRLEIPSELAYGERGAGGAIAPNEALIFVVDLVGVR; the protein is encoded by the coding sequence ATGTCTTTTGGACAACGTGATTACGACCGCACCAAACCGGAAATCGATTTCCCCGAGCATGAAGTCCCCACCGAATTGGTGATCGAGGACTTGATCCCGGGCGACGGCGCGGAGGTGCAGCGCGGGAACACAGTCTCGGCGCATTACGTCGGCGTGGCCTTTTCCACCGGCGAGGAGTTCGACTCCTCCTGGGGCCGCGGCAACCCACTCGACTTCACGGTCGGCGTCGGCCAGGTCATCCAGGGTTGGGACCAGGGCCTGCTGGGTATGAAGGTGGGCGGCCGGCGCCGGCTGGAGATCCCTTCGGAACTCGCCTACGGCGAACGCGGCGCGGGTGGCGCGATCGCGCCCAACGAAGCGTTGATCTTCGTGGTCGACCTGGTCGGCGTCCGCTGA
- a CDS encoding FKBP-type peptidyl-prolyl cis-trans isomerase yields the protein MSACGGGGDPASSSASSSASASVPAANSELLDSVKVTPGEAGKAPTVDFPKPLNMPQIAMKLTNEGSGETVVAGQQVTLRSASFNAQDGTSNGESFSQGTGTEILLDDSFKAQAALPYSVIVGAKVGAYFAYGVPAQPAAQGATAQPASIEVYYIESAKTPPPLPTLATPEESKQLDSDGKLPSATFDDKGVPSIQVPAVDPPANLVVKVLKEGSGDALKSTDSANVEYTGWKWTDPSTPFDSNYGKGSPFKVTLSGGVIKGWLMGLVDQKVGSTVMLVIPAALGYGDNPSGGQPGGTLVFVVNIQAKA from the coding sequence TTGTCCGCCTGCGGCGGTGGCGGCGACCCGGCATCTTCCAGCGCGTCCAGCTCGGCCTCGGCGAGCGTGCCGGCTGCGAATTCGGAACTGCTGGACAGCGTCAAAGTCACGCCCGGAGAAGCCGGCAAAGCCCCCACGGTGGACTTCCCGAAGCCCCTGAATATGCCGCAGATCGCCATGAAACTGACCAATGAAGGCAGTGGTGAAACGGTGGTCGCCGGTCAGCAGGTGACGCTCCGTTCGGCATCCTTCAATGCGCAGGACGGCACGTCGAACGGCGAGAGCTTCAGCCAGGGCACCGGCACCGAGATCCTCCTCGACGACAGCTTCAAGGCCCAGGCCGCGCTGCCGTACAGCGTGATCGTCGGCGCGAAGGTCGGCGCCTACTTCGCCTATGGCGTACCGGCGCAACCGGCGGCGCAAGGCGCAACCGCGCAACCGGCTTCGATCGAGGTCTACTACATCGAATCGGCCAAAACCCCGCCGCCGCTGCCGACCCTGGCCACCCCGGAGGAGTCCAAGCAACTCGATTCGGACGGCAAGCTGCCCAGCGCGACCTTCGACGACAAGGGCGTGCCCAGCATCCAGGTCCCGGCCGTCGACCCGCCGGCGAACCTCGTGGTGAAGGTGCTCAAAGAGGGCAGCGGAGACGCGCTGAAGTCCACGGATTCGGCCAACGTCGAATACACCGGCTGGAAGTGGACCGACCCGAGCACCCCGTTCGACTCGAACTACGGCAAGGGCTCGCCGTTCAAAGTCACCTTGTCCGGCGGTGTGATCAAGGGCTGGCTGATGGGCTTGGTGGATCAGAAGGTCGGCTCGACCGTGATGCTGGTGATCCCCGCGGCCCTGGGCTACGGCGACAACCCCAGCGGCGGACAGCCCGGCGGCACGCTGGTCTTCGTGGTGAACATCCAGGCCAAGGCCTAG
- the prcA gene encoding proteasome subunit alpha, which produces MTQQFYVSPEQVMKDRADFARKGIARGRSVVVVSSLDGIALVAENPSPSLHKIGEIYDKIAFAAVGKYNEFESLRQAGVRYADVRGYSYDREDVTARGLASVYAQSLGAVFTAEQKPFEVELAVAEVGANQEQDHLYRLTFDGSIADETGFIAMGGQVDSVHQVVAGGWQPGAGLADVIRLAVRGLAADREPAVDLDAATLEIAVLDRNPESGRGTARAFRRLGPAEVTAALDESASG; this is translated from the coding sequence ATGACGCAGCAGTTCTACGTCTCGCCCGAACAGGTCATGAAAGACCGTGCGGATTTCGCGCGCAAGGGCATCGCCAGAGGCCGGTCAGTGGTGGTGGTGTCCAGTCTCGACGGCATTGCCTTGGTGGCGGAGAACCCTTCGCCGTCGCTGCACAAGATCGGTGAGATCTACGACAAGATCGCCTTCGCCGCGGTCGGCAAGTACAACGAGTTCGAATCGCTCCGGCAAGCCGGGGTCCGGTATGCGGACGTGCGCGGCTATTCCTATGACCGGGAAGACGTCACCGCACGCGGGCTGGCGAGCGTCTATGCGCAGAGCCTCGGCGCGGTCTTCACCGCGGAACAGAAGCCGTTCGAGGTGGAGCTGGCGGTCGCCGAGGTGGGGGCGAACCAGGAACAGGACCATCTGTACCGGTTGACCTTCGACGGTTCGATCGCCGATGAGACCGGCTTCATCGCCATGGGCGGCCAGGTCGACTCGGTGCACCAGGTGGTCGCCGGCGGCTGGCAGCCGGGCGCCGGGCTCGCCGATGTGATCCGGCTCGCGGTCCGCGGCCTGGCGGCGGACCGCGAACCCGCAGTCGATCTCGACGCTGCGACCTTGGAAATCGCGGTCTTGGACCGGAACCCGGAAAGCGGCCGCGGTACCGCCCGGGCCTTCCGCAGACTCGGGCCGGCCGAAGTCACCGCTGCGCTGGACGAATCGGCTTCCGGCTAG
- the arc gene encoding proteasome ATPase: protein MTHIPAENPSGSEAKDYPALERQFNVLRDKLRAVDKQLSAATQTNGKMTLMLQTAKAEILRLKAALEKDGQAPYGFATVVQINPRRNSAPGAGQAGGVAVTEETVDIAYQGRKMRVGLSPLVNIASLSPGQEVLLNESLTVVAGLGFDRTGEIVTVKELLGTDRALVTGRADEERVVKLSGALMSQKVRVGDALSTDSRTGYALEKIPRSEVENLILEEVPDISYHDIGGLGPQIEQIRDAVELPFLHPDLYREHGLKAPKGILLYGPPGCGKTLIAKAVANSLAARAAERSGQKETKSFFLNIKGPELLDKYVGETERQIRLIFARAREKASDGSAVVVFFDEMDSLFRTRGTGVSSDVETTIVPQLLSEIDGVERLDNVIVIGASNREDMIDPAILRPGRLDVKVKIQRPDAEAAADIFAKYVTVDLPFHRDDVEAHGNSAQATVDAMIQRTVEAMYSTDKSNEYLEVTYANGDNEMLYFKDFNSGAVIQNVVDRAKKYAIKDLLTTGDKGIRIDHMLRAVVDEFREHEDMPNTTNPDDWARISGKKGERITYIRTIVQGKAGQEPGKTLETSLNTGQYL, encoded by the coding sequence ATGACCCACATTCCGGCAGAAAATCCGAGTGGATCCGAAGCCAAGGACTATCCGGCTTTGGAACGCCAGTTCAACGTGCTCCGGGACAAGCTCCGTGCCGTGGACAAACAACTGTCCGCAGCCACCCAGACCAACGGCAAGATGACTTTGATGCTGCAGACGGCAAAAGCCGAGATCCTGCGGCTCAAAGCGGCCTTGGAAAAAGACGGCCAGGCGCCTTACGGCTTTGCCACCGTGGTCCAGATCAATCCACGGCGGAACTCTGCGCCGGGGGCGGGGCAGGCCGGCGGCGTCGCAGTGACCGAAGAAACGGTGGACATCGCCTACCAGGGGCGCAAGATGCGGGTCGGGTTGAGCCCGCTGGTCAATATCGCCTCGCTCAGCCCGGGCCAAGAAGTGCTGCTGAACGAATCTTTGACCGTGGTCGCCGGTTTGGGTTTCGACCGGACCGGGGAAATCGTGACGGTCAAAGAACTGCTCGGCACCGACCGGGCGTTGGTGACCGGCCGGGCCGACGAAGAGCGCGTGGTCAAGCTCTCCGGGGCTTTGATGAGCCAGAAAGTCCGGGTGGGCGACGCCTTGTCCACGGATTCGCGGACCGGGTACGCCTTGGAGAAGATTCCGCGCTCCGAGGTCGAGAACCTGATCCTCGAGGAAGTACCGGATATCTCGTATCACGATATCGGCGGACTGGGCCCGCAGATCGAGCAGATCCGGGACGCCGTCGAGCTGCCTTTCCTGCACCCGGACCTCTACCGGGAACATGGTTTGAAAGCCCCCAAAGGCATCCTGCTCTACGGCCCGCCCGGCTGCGGCAAGACCCTGATCGCCAAAGCCGTGGCGAACTCGCTCGCAGCGCGGGCGGCCGAACGCAGCGGGCAGAAGGAAACCAAGAGCTTTTTCCTGAACATCAAAGGCCCGGAACTGCTGGACAAGTACGTCGGCGAGACCGAACGGCAGATCCGGTTGATTTTCGCCCGGGCGCGGGAGAAGGCTTCGGACGGCAGCGCGGTGGTGGTTTTCTTCGATGAGATGGACTCGTTGTTCCGCACCCGGGGGACCGGGGTCTCTTCCGACGTGGAAACCACGATCGTGCCGCAGCTGCTCAGCGAGATCGACGGCGTCGAACGCCTGGACAACGTGATCGTGATCGGCGCCTCGAACCGCGAAGACATGATCGACCCCGCGATTCTGCGTCCTGGACGGTTGGATGTGAAGGTCAAGATCCAGCGTCCGGACGCTGAGGCGGCCGCGGACATCTTCGCCAAATACGTCACCGTGGACCTGCCGTTCCACCGGGACGACGTCGAGGCGCACGGCAACAGCGCCCAGGCCACCGTCGACGCGATGATCCAGCGCACCGTGGAAGCCATGTACTCCACGGACAAATCCAATGAGTACCTCGAAGTGACCTACGCCAACGGGGACAACGAAATGCTTTACTTCAAAGACTTCAACTCCGGCGCCGTGATCCAGAACGTCGTCGACCGGGCGAAGAAGTATGCGATCAAAGATCTGCTGACCACCGGGGACAAGGGGATTCGGATCGATCACATGCTGCGCGCCGTGGTTGATGAATTCCGGGAACACGAAGACATGCCGAACACCACCAACCCGGATGATTGGGCCAGGATTTCCGGCAAAAAGGGCGAACGGATCACGTACATCCGTACCATCGTCCAGGGCAAAGCCGGGCAAGAACCAGGCAAAACCTTGGAAACCTCGCTCAATACCGGCCAATACCTGTGA
- a CDS encoding helix-turn-helix transcriptional regulator gives MSASRTERLLNLLIALLETRTGRSKEFLRQNIQAYRDSPSEEAFERMFERDKTDLRAMGIPLEARTEAGLFEEDPGTTSYRIPKEKYRLPELRFSVQEAAVLSLSARLWGRAALGTAAARAVRKIETSGALPQEPSAEPLLEPRISTREPAFEDLLEAATARQEISFDYQGRSDAAPSARRVQPWGLGQKFGHWYLIGFDLDRQAQRVFRLSRIDGPVVADPRSSFERPADFSVSASLDSMVLPAEQPSVLLVQDGRAQALRDRAKPLPDDVGQAAQAGWDVLNVPFGSEPAFASELAGWGSRVAVRAPEGLRAAVRSRLLGVLEAATQPLPDLSSAVAGRPAARSKTTAQDHLRRLVDLVPFLVHHQGLHLDEIAAEFGITRKQLEADLSLMMVSGLPGGLHGDLMDVSWESGHVFIADAEELSEPVRFSLDEASALLVGLEALSALPGGSGDSAVRSAAAKISAAADEAAGGITGTVGVRLAAPEHAGTLALLQRAIREQKQLQLRYLVPHRDEITERTVDPQRVFSNDEAWYLQAWCHSAEAQRIFRLDRIREAALGGPVDSPEAGPGSDFPEQLFSSSAADTEVTLLLDGSARWVADYYDAQRVADLPAAPEGGRRWCQIATIRVGSVGWLPQLVAQHGGAIRVLEPADLAAETVRWTEAALGNYQE, from the coding sequence GTGTCCGCTTCTCGTACCGAGCGTTTGCTCAATCTGCTGATCGCCCTCCTGGAAACCCGGACCGGGCGCAGCAAGGAATTTTTGCGCCAGAACATTCAGGCGTACCGTGATTCGCCCTCGGAGGAAGCCTTCGAGCGGATGTTCGAGCGGGACAAAACCGACCTCCGGGCGATGGGCATCCCGTTGGAAGCCCGGACCGAAGCAGGGCTCTTCGAGGAAGATCCGGGAACCACTTCATACCGGATCCCGAAAGAAAAATACCGGCTTCCGGAACTGCGGTTCAGCGTTCAGGAAGCGGCGGTGCTGTCGCTTTCGGCGCGTCTCTGGGGCCGGGCGGCCCTGGGCACCGCGGCTGCCCGAGCGGTACGGAAAATCGAAACCAGCGGGGCGCTGCCGCAGGAGCCCTCCGCCGAGCCGCTGCTCGAACCCCGGATCAGCACCCGGGAGCCTGCCTTCGAGGACTTGTTGGAGGCCGCCACAGCGCGCCAGGAAATCAGCTTCGACTATCAAGGCCGCTCGGATGCGGCACCTTCGGCGCGCCGGGTGCAGCCCTGGGGCCTGGGCCAGAAGTTCGGCCATTGGTACCTGATCGGCTTCGACCTGGACCGGCAGGCGCAGCGGGTCTTCCGGCTGTCCCGGATCGATGGCCCGGTGGTCGCCGACCCGCGGAGCAGCTTCGAACGCCCCGCGGATTTCTCGGTGTCGGCGTCTTTGGACTCCATGGTGCTCCCGGCGGAACAGCCTTCGGTGCTCCTGGTCCAGGACGGCCGTGCCCAGGCATTGCGGGACCGGGCCAAGCCGTTGCCGGACGACGTCGGGCAAGCCGCCCAAGCGGGCTGGGACGTGCTGAACGTGCCGTTCGGCTCCGAGCCGGCCTTCGCGAGTGAACTGGCCGGTTGGGGATCCCGCGTGGCGGTCCGCGCGCCGGAGGGCTTGCGCGCCGCAGTGCGCAGCCGGCTGTTGGGCGTGCTCGAGGCGGCAACGCAGCCGCTGCCGGATCTTTCGTCCGCGGTGGCCGGCAGACCGGCGGCACGGAGCAAAACCACGGCCCAGGATCATTTGCGCAGATTGGTCGATCTGGTGCCGTTCCTGGTGCACCACCAAGGCCTGCACCTGGACGAGATCGCCGCCGAGTTCGGCATCACCAGGAAACAACTGGAGGCGGACCTCAGCCTGATGATGGTCAGCGGCCTGCCCGGCGGTCTGCACGGGGACTTGATGGACGTCAGTTGGGAGAGCGGCCACGTTTTCATCGCCGATGCCGAGGAGCTCTCCGAACCGGTTCGATTCAGCCTCGATGAAGCCTCGGCGCTTCTGGTCGGCTTGGAGGCGCTGAGCGCTTTGCCCGGAGGGTCCGGGGATTCCGCAGTTCGATCGGCTGCCGCGAAGATCAGCGCTGCGGCGGATGAAGCCGCCGGTGGCATCACCGGAACCGTCGGGGTGCGTTTGGCGGCCCCGGAACATGCCGGGACGCTGGCGCTCCTGCAGCGCGCGATCCGGGAACAGAAACAGCTCCAGCTGCGGTATTTGGTGCCGCACCGCGACGAAATCACGGAACGGACCGTGGACCCGCAGCGGGTGTTCTCCAATGATGAAGCCTGGTACCTGCAGGCTTGGTGCCACAGTGCGGAGGCGCAACGGATCTTCCGGCTCGATCGGATCCGGGAAGCCGCACTGGGCGGCCCGGTGGACTCTCCGGAAGCCGGCCCGGGATCCGATTTCCCCGAGCAACTGTTCAGCTCGAGCGCTGCGGACACCGAGGTCACCTTGCTGCTGGACGGATCGGCGCGTTGGGTCGCCGACTATTACGATGCCCAGCGGGTCGCGGATCTCCCGGCGGCGCCGGAAGGCGGTCGGCGCTGGTGCCAGATCGCCACGATCCGGGTCGGCAGCGTCGGCTGGTTGCCGCAGTTGGTGGCCCAGCACGGTGGCGCGATCCGGGTGCTCGAGCCCGCGGACCTGGCGGCGGAAACTGTCCGCTGGACCGAAGCGGCCCTCGGCAACTACCAGGAGTAG